Genomic segment of Mycoplasmopsis edwardii:
AAATCAAAATATGATTCACCTTTATCGTATGGGAAAACAATATTGTTTGCATATCTTAAGGCTTCTTTAATTTCTTTGAAATATTCTTCACCAAGTGCTTTTTGCGATTTAATATATTTATCTTTTGTTTCTTTATCTTTAAAAACAGCATTTAATATTGCGTTGATGTGAGGTCTTTGTAAAAATAAATCTCATTTTTCATTAACGCTTTTATCTTTATAATCAACAACAGATTTTAAGCTTTCAAGTTGTTTATCCTTTGTTGAATAATCATTTAAATTGTGTGAACAAGAAACGACTAAAGCTAAAGGAATAGTTGCAGAAAATGTTAATAGTTTTTTAAAAAGTTTTTTCATAACGCTCCTTTATTTTAGTGTTGGGAAAACAAAAGATGGCGAACCATATTTTTGGTTTTTTACCATAACTTCTTCAAAGTCTTGTTTTCCTGTTTCATATCCATGTATAAATAATTGGTGCACAACCTCTGATATTAATGCAAGAGAAATTGTTATAGCACTTGAATGTGCAAAATATCAATTAAGTGGTCTAAATGAAATTTGAGGATCTCCATCTTTTCCTTTTAGGTTGCTAATTACAATTCTAAACACAAGTTTATTTTTCTTAACATAATAAACAGTTGCATCACCTAATTCTTGAGCCTCGTTACCTTCTCTAATTTCATCTAAATATGAATTGTCAAATTTAATCGCTTTATGACCTTCTTTGAATTGAACTTTTTGTTTATATTCTTCTGAAGTTGAGTAATTTTTCGACAAGTCTTTTGTAATATATTCAATAAAGTTAAATTGTAATTTATCTAAGTTAGTTAAGATAAAGTATCAGTTTTTATTGAAGAATTCATGTTGAGCGCTTGCGTATGTTTTTTTATCATCCGTTGTTTTAAAACCTTCAGAAATAACTTGGAATTCTTTGAGTATTTCATCAGCATCGTTTTTTTGTTGATTTACATATTCGACTATTTTGACATTATCATTTTTAAAAGTATCACTTAAGATTTTTTTAAGAATCTCTGATGTAGTTTTTTCTTTATTAGTTTCATTTACACTTTTAACAACATCTTCATCACCGATTAATGAATTAAGTTCGCCTTGCTTTTCATAATTTGCACAAGAAACACTAACAATAGGCATCATAGATAATGATGCAAAAATTCATTTAAGCTTATTTTTCATCTATGTAACCTCATGTGTATCTTTTTATTTCATTATCTGAATTTGCTTTATTAAACTCATTTGTTGCGTAATAAAATGAGTTCATATAACTATTTTCATTGTAAATTGTTAAGTAGTTTTTATCTCTAAATGAAGGTGTAAATCTGTTTTGAATATCTTCTTTACTATTTGTGATTTGATTTTGCTTTTCTTGTAATTTTGCTTTTAATTCTTCTAATGTTAAGTTTTTATATTCATTATCTTCATCTTCATCTTCTACATCGGTATTACTTGATTCATTAGATGAAGGATTTTCTTTGATTTTAATTCATTTTTCAATTTCTTTAATCTCTAACTCAATATCTTCAAGATCATTTAAGTTTTCTTGATAATCCAAAGTGAGTTTTAAAAAGTATTTTCTACCTTGCGAAATTAAGCTTGCTAAGCTTTTAGCAACTTCTTCAACATTACTTAATTGATTTTTAAAACTAAAAATATCACCTGTAACTAAAATTTGAGTTTCGTTATTAGCGATTTCATATAAGAAAAACGGTAATAATGCATAATTATTATTTTCACTCTTAAGAACTACAAATTGAATTCTTAAATTATTATATTCATCACTTTTAAGTCTTTCAATTATGTGAGATTTAGTGATTTGAATGATTGAATAATTTTCAAATGTTTTTAAAAGTCGTTTTTCTTTTTGAACTTTTTTAAAGATTTCTTGATCTGTAAGATCTTTTTTCTTTTCAATATTTCTATAATCTTTGAATAAACTATTTCAGTTATTAAAGATAAATGTGAAGTTTTTAATGTTTTCTAAGTATCATAATCATTTTTGAGATAAAGTTTCTTCAACTATGTATGATGATCTAATTGCTTGTTTTAAGGTGAACTCTGTAGCAACATTTCCGTCAGTTACCCTAGGTATAAATAAAGGTGCAAATGTTAAGGAAATATTAAGTTCATTATAGAATTTTTTATCAATTGATAATTGTTGGTTATAAAATTCATTTTCTGAATTTGAATTATTCTTAAAGAATGTTTGTGATGTAAATTCCTTTAGTATTGGGTTAACTTTATTATCTTCTCTTATTAAACTTGCATAAGGGCTTTTTGCTTCTTGACTTTCATGATAATTTTTAGATGTTGAGCAAGAAACTAAAACGCCTGAAGTTGTAACAAATGAAGCTAATAATAAACTAGTTTTTAATAACTTTTTCATAGAATAAATCTTCTAAACTCTTTTGTTTTGGTCCAGAATAAACGATGTGACCTTTGTGAATTAAAGTTAAAGAATCTACATATTTATCTATTTCACTTAAGATGTGTGAACTAATAAAAATTGTTTTACCTTGTTCATTAAGTTTTTTAAGTAATGAGAATAATTGATATCTACCAGTTGGATCTAAGTTTGCAGCTGGTTCATCTAAAATAATAATTTCCGGGTCATTTAAAAGAGCTTGAATTAATAATATTTTTTTCTTTTGACCTGAAGAAAAGTTGTATGGCTTTTTATTTTTTAAGTTTTCAATATCAAATTCTTTTAACATTTCATTAATCTTGTTTTCTAACTCTTTCTTGTTTTGTCCTGTTAAAAGCCCGAGATATTTTAAATACTCAAATACTGTGATTTCTTTTGGGAAAATTGCATTTTCAGGAATATATCCTAATGATGCTCTACTTTTTTCATTTTTGATGTTGTGACCATTTAAAATAATTTCACCATCATAGTTGATATATGAGCTAATAATACTTTTAATTGTAGTGGTTTTTCCTGCACCATTTTCACCAATAAATGCATGAAAAGAACCTTTTTGAACAGCAAAGTTTAAGTCAAAAATACCGGTTTGTTCTTTATTGTTTTTATATATTTTTGAGAGGTTTTTGATTTCTAAAATATTATTATTCATTATCTATAATCCTTTTTGTAGTATAGTTTGTTATTTAATAGAACAAAAACTGTTCCAAGTGCTATTCAAATTAAGAAGTAATAGTTTTTATCAACTGTTTGAGTTTTGTTTCTTGAAATTTGTCATACTTGATCAAGTGGCTGGAATAAATAGTTATCTGATTTTTGTAAGTCATATCTAATGATTACTTTTCTATCACTTTTATCTT
This window contains:
- a CDS encoding aromatic motif membrane protein; its protein translation is MKNKLKWIFASLSMMPIVSVSCANYEKQGELNSLIGDEDVVKSVNETNKEKTTSEILKKILSDTFKNDNVKIVEYVNQQKNDADEILKEFQVISEGFKTTDDKKTYASAQHEFFNKNWYFILTNLDKLQFNFIEYITKDLSKNYSTSEEYKQKVQFKEGHKAIKFDNSYLDEIREGNEAQELGDATVYYVKKNKLVFRIVISNLKGKDGDPQISFRPLNWYFAHSSAITISLALISEVVHQLFIHGYETGKQDFEEVMVKNQKYGSPSFVFPTLK
- a CDS encoding aromatic motif membrane protein, whose amino-acid sequence is MKKLLKTSLLLASFVTTSGVLVSCSTSKNYHESQEAKSPYASLIREDNKVNPILKEFTSQTFFKNNSNSENEFYNQQLSIDKKFYNELNISLTFAPLFIPRVTDGNVATEFTLKQAIRSSYIVEETLSQKWLWYLENIKNFTFIFNNWNSLFKDYRNIEKKKDLTDQEIFKKVQKEKRLLKTFENYSIIQITKSHIIERLKSDEYNNLRIQFVVLKSENNNYALLPFFLYEIANNETQILVTGDIFSFKNQLSNVEEVAKSLASLISQGRKYFLKLTLDYQENLNDLEDIELEIKEIEKWIKIKENPSSNESSNTDVEDEDEDNEYKNLTLEELKAKLQEKQNQITNSKEDIQNRFTPSFRDKNYLTIYNENSYMNSFYYATNEFNKANSDNEIKRYTWGYIDEK
- a CDS encoding ABC transporter ATP-binding protein, with the protein product MNNNILEIKNLSKIYKNNKEQTGIFDLNFAVQKGSFHAFIGENGAGKTTTIKSIISSYINYDGEIILNGHNIKNEKSRASLGYIPENAIFPKEITVFEYLKYLGLLTGQNKKELENKINEMLKEFDIENLKNKKPYNFSSGQKKKILLIQALLNDPEIIILDEPAANLDPTGRYQLFSLLKKLNEQGKTIFISSHILSEIDKYVDSLTLIHKGHIVYSGPKQKSLEDLFYEKVIKN